A region of Desulfobulbaceae bacterium DNA encodes the following proteins:
- the recC gene encoding exodeoxyribonuclease V subunit gamma — translation MLILHQSNRVENLFGQLALLTETPLAEVLMPEIIVVQSQGMARWLSLELARSQGVCANFDFPFPAAFIWRLLEQAYPLRGPSLYEPEIMRWSLMELLLELRDRPEFSQVAAYLQGEGPDLRRYHLAGRIAGLFDQYLVYRPDWIEDWSAGGDDKWQSVLWRQLVARHGSWHRAAMLAHFADMVRSGAEYPCPLPERISIFGIPSLPPSQLQCFALLAEQIDVHLFLLAPSVQFWTDLAGRREMVGAEIRHAALDLENDLHLEEGCPLLMGLGTLGQEFQGVLQLFDAQPGLDAFPEASPDTALRLVQFDLNVAVRQPVLSGGDRQMIVPDQDRSIQIHVAHSPLREVEILHDQILDLLSSHPELEADDILVMMPEIDRYAPFVEAIFSDSGDGGRRLPFSIADRIVLGPLTRSFVALLDLISSRVMLSQVLAFLEQEAVESGFGLSGEDVLLIRSWLNEAGVNWGLSAEHRGRFGVPEEPIGTWRSGIDQLLMGFLTPGDGRQLVNGLLPCDVLESGHAVVLAKCINFFEALSALVDQVQSPRTLTGWRDIFTSVLDRFFGVDEGYSLDRQSLLFIFDGLARNSALSGSGELLSLEVVVAAIKQGLNSSTGNFLSCGRITMCQMVPMRSIPFKVICLLGMNDTVFPRQERRPGFDLMAASRRSGDRNRRDDDRYLFLETILSAREVLYVSYVGMNASNVPVPPSVVVSELLDHLAGRLGLDASQCADRFVTRHPLQPFSRRYFNGELFTYSVLARSLAASLGNDEPWRGLFAEGRELDSEPQERIELDDLIRFFGHPVRALLRGRLGLYLDERDEQLADRERFSLDGLDAYTLTSSLLLDALAEEDHDLCPIAQIRGEVSLGMTGRCQYEELRHRAETLAERLVVWRGHGPLPAQEVRLDLGGRILVGQIRDLWENGQVLCRPGRVKKMSHTDLIRSWIRHLALCAASPEQPWQTTFVYRDGVMRYPFVATARELLMDLVSLYSYGQGRPLPLFAKASLAYAKKRWTAKGGTPEQAMAVAWSIWSEGDYLSDPERCDPYLAAVYGDRDPLAESGPCSFAEVAELVLAPALNAAEEELF, via the coding sequence ATGCTTATTCTCCATCAATCAAATCGCGTGGAGAATCTCTTCGGCCAACTCGCCTTGCTGACCGAAACCCCGCTGGCAGAAGTCCTGATGCCTGAGATTATTGTGGTTCAGAGTCAGGGGATGGCCCGTTGGCTCTCTCTGGAGCTGGCTCGTTCCCAAGGAGTCTGCGCAAACTTTGATTTCCCGTTTCCCGCGGCCTTTATCTGGCGCCTTCTGGAGCAGGCGTATCCTCTCCGCGGCCCGTCTCTGTATGAGCCAGAGATTATGCGCTGGTCACTGATGGAGCTGCTGCTGGAGTTAAGGGATAGGCCGGAATTTTCTCAGGTGGCGGCGTATCTCCAGGGTGAGGGCCCGGATCTGCGGCGGTATCATCTGGCTGGACGGATTGCCGGTCTGTTTGATCAGTATCTGGTGTATCGTCCGGATTGGATTGAGGACTGGTCTGCTGGTGGTGATGACAAGTGGCAGTCTGTGCTCTGGCGGCAACTCGTGGCCCGGCACGGGTCCTGGCATCGTGCGGCCATGCTGGCCCATTTTGCGGATATGGTCCGTTCCGGCGCTGAATATCCCTGTCCGCTGCCCGAACGGATCAGTATTTTTGGTATCCCTTCGCTCCCTCCTTCCCAGCTCCAGTGCTTTGCTCTTCTTGCGGAGCAGATCGATGTCCATCTTTTTCTTTTGGCGCCCAGCGTTCAGTTCTGGACCGATCTGGCAGGGCGGAGGGAAATGGTGGGAGCGGAGATTCGTCATGCAGCGCTTGATCTTGAAAATGACCTCCATCTTGAGGAGGGGTGCCCTCTGTTGATGGGCTTGGGTACGTTGGGGCAAGAGTTTCAGGGAGTGCTACAGCTCTTTGATGCTCAGCCCGGCCTTGACGCCTTCCCTGAGGCGAGTCCGGACACGGCTCTGAGGTTGGTCCAGTTTGACTTGAACGTTGCAGTCCGACAACCGGTTCTCTCTGGTGGTGATCGACAGATGATTGTGCCTGATCAAGACCGGTCAATCCAGATTCATGTTGCCCATAGCCCGTTGCGGGAGGTGGAGATCCTCCATGATCAGATCCTCGATCTGCTCTCCTCCCACCCCGAGCTTGAAGCGGATGATATTCTGGTGATGATGCCTGAGATTGATCGCTATGCCCCGTTTGTTGAGGCGATTTTTTCTGATTCGGGCGATGGAGGGCGCCGGCTGCCTTTTTCTATCGCCGACCGGATTGTTCTTGGTCCCTTGACGCGTTCCTTTGTCGCTCTCCTTGACTTGATCAGTTCCAGGGTGATGCTTTCTCAGGTCCTGGCTTTTCTCGAACAGGAGGCGGTGGAATCCGGATTTGGTCTCAGCGGGGAAGATGTTCTGCTGATCCGTTCTTGGCTTAACGAGGCTGGGGTCAATTGGGGGCTGTCCGCTGAGCATAGAGGCCGGTTCGGAGTCCCGGAGGAGCCGATTGGTACCTGGCGATCCGGCATTGACCAATTACTGATGGGTTTCCTGACACCGGGCGATGGCAGGCAACTGGTCAACGGCCTCTTGCCCTGTGATGTGCTTGAGAGCGGACATGCTGTGGTCCTGGCTAAGTGTATTAATTTTTTCGAAGCCCTGAGCGCGTTGGTTGATCAGGTTCAGTCTCCCCGGACACTGACCGGCTGGCGAGATATCTTTACCTCTGTCCTGGATCGATTTTTCGGTGTTGACGAGGGGTATTCTCTTGATCGTCAAAGCCTGCTCTTCATCTTTGATGGGTTGGCCAGGAACAGCGCTTTGTCCGGCAGTGGCGAACTGCTGTCGCTTGAAGTGGTGGTGGCGGCGATTAAACAGGGGCTTAATTCCTCAACTGGAAATTTCTTGAGTTGCGGACGAATCACCATGTGCCAGATGGTGCCGATGAGGAGCATTCCATTTAAAGTTATCTGCCTGTTAGGGATGAATGATACGGTGTTTCCCCGGCAGGAGCGAAGGCCGGGTTTTGACCTGATGGCCGCCTCCCGCCGATCTGGTGATAGAAATCGTCGCGATGATGACCGCTATCTCTTCCTTGAGACTATTCTCTCAGCCCGTGAAGTCCTGTATGTCAGCTATGTTGGGATGAATGCCAGTAATGTCCCGGTGCCACCTTCGGTGGTGGTTAGCGAGCTGTTGGATCATCTGGCGGGTCGTTTAGGGCTCGACGCCTCCCAATGTGCGGATCGGTTTGTGACCAGGCACCCTCTGCAGCCGTTTTCCCGTCGCTATTTCAATGGCGAGTTGTTCACCTATTCCGTTTTGGCCCGGTCCCTCGCTGCTTCACTTGGCAATGATGAGCCATGGCGCGGACTTTTTGCCGAGGGGCGTGAGCTTGATTCTGAGCCTCAGGAGAGGATTGAGCTTGATGATCTGATTCGCTTCTTTGGGCATCCGGTCAGGGCGTTGTTGCGCGGTCGGCTTGGCTTGTACCTGGATGAGCGAGATGAGCAATTGGCCGATCGTGAACGCTTTTCACTGGACGGACTTGATGCCTATACCCTGACCTCATCACTGCTGCTGGATGCCTTGGCGGAGGAGGATCATGATCTCTGCCCCATTGCTCAAATTCGAGGGGAGGTCTCGCTGGGGATGACGGGCCGCTGCCAGTATGAGGAGTTGCGGCATCGGGCCGAGACCTTGGCCGAGCGCTTGGTGGTTTGGCGCGGGCACGGACCTCTGCCTGCGCAAGAAGTACGGCTTGATCTTGGCGGGAGGATTCTTGTCGGTCAAATCAGGGACCTTTGGGAAAACGGTCAAGTGCTGTGCCGCCCGGGGCGGGTCAAGAAGATGAGCCATACCGATCTGATCCGGTCCTGGATCAGGCATCTTGCCCTCTGTGCTGCCAGTCCTGAGCAACCATGGCAGACGACTTTCGTCTATCGTGACGGAGTGATGCGGTATCCGTTCGTCGCTACTGCCCGTGAACTGCTGATGGACTTGGTAAGCCTTTATTCATATGGCCAGGGGCGGCCCCTGCCGCTCTTTGCTAAAGCCTCTCTTGCCTATGCCAAAAAAAGGTGGACCGCCAAGGGAGGCACGCCTGAGCAAGCCATGGCCGTTGCCTGGTCAATCTGGAGTGAGGGTGATTATCTCTCCGATCCGGAACGGTGTGACCCCTATTTGGCGGCAGTGTATGGTGATCGCGATCCCTTGGCTGAATCAGGGCCATGTTCCTTTGCTGAGGTCGCCGAACTGGTGCTTGCTCCAGCATTAAATGCAGCGGAAGAGGAGTTATTCTGA
- the dacB gene encoding D-alanyl-D-alanine carboxypeptidase/D-alanyl-D-alanine-endopeptidase yields MSLFGPVPSVVGGSKLPPEVETAFSAAGVPNEAIAIVVEKLDQPHSGRRLVSHNPALPMNPASVMKLFTTGAALDLLGPAKTWSTEFRTITTPVDGVLDGLLYLKGSGAPNLTMEQFWVLLRQLRLRGVRDIRGNLALDRSLFALPPHNPAAFDGKPLSPYNTGADALLVNFNALTLLLMPDEAHHRVSVLLETPDAKLTINNRLLPVAGDCGNWYEQVTVKVEESTLQLSGPYPKGCGERKINLSPIVGNAHVEGLFRALWSELGGTLSGEVVSGVAPHDSSVIAAQDSAALVEVVRDINKFSNNVMARQLFLALSADTPPATYEKSAASLRAWLTGKGMSAPELVIENGAGLSRNDRASADTLAALLRSIWQSPTMPEMMASLPIAGEDGTMKKRGNGEGRGRAHLKTGYLEGVRALAGYLLDLRGERWLLVVMVNHPSAVRAKKGMDRLVEWVIHREEGDGGIAGN; encoded by the coding sequence ATGAGTCTGTTCGGTCCAGTTCCGTCTGTTGTTGGTGGCTCGAAATTGCCGCCAGAGGTTGAGACTGCTTTTTCGGCCGCTGGTGTGCCCAATGAGGCTATCGCCATTGTGGTCGAAAAATTGGATCAACCGCACTCTGGTCGTCGGTTGGTGTCGCATAATCCGGCTCTACCAATGAACCCGGCATCGGTGATGAAGTTGTTCACTACGGGCGCCGCGCTCGACCTGCTCGGACCGGCAAAAACGTGGAGCACCGAATTTCGGACGATAACGACTCCTGTCGATGGTGTGCTGGACGGTCTGCTCTATCTTAAGGGGAGTGGCGCACCTAACTTGACCATGGAGCAGTTCTGGGTGCTGTTGCGTCAACTTCGCCTCCGGGGCGTCCGTGATATCCGTGGCAACTTGGCGCTTGATCGGAGTTTATTTGCGCTACCGCCGCACAACCCGGCGGCCTTTGATGGTAAGCCGTTAAGCCCTTACAACACGGGGGCAGATGCGCTGCTGGTTAATTTCAATGCGCTAACTCTTCTGTTGATGCCTGATGAGGCTCACCACCGGGTATCTGTTCTTCTCGAAACTCCGGATGCGAAGCTTACTATTAATAATCGGCTGCTTCCGGTTGCCGGAGATTGCGGCAATTGGTATGAACAGGTTACCGTGAAAGTCGAAGAGTCAACCCTTCAGCTTTCCGGCCCGTATCCGAAAGGTTGTGGCGAACGGAAGATTAATCTTTCTCCGATTGTTGGCAACGCTCATGTTGAGGGTCTCTTTCGCGCACTATGGAGTGAACTTGGCGGCACCTTGAGTGGCGAAGTTGTCAGCGGGGTTGCGCCTCACGATAGTTCGGTCATTGCCGCTCAGGACTCGGCGGCTCTTGTTGAGGTCGTGCGTGATATCAATAAGTTCAGTAACAACGTGATGGCACGCCAGCTTTTTCTCGCCCTTTCCGCTGATACCCCGCCAGCGACCTATGAAAAGAGCGCTGCCAGCCTCCGTGCTTGGTTGACCGGCAAGGGCATGAGTGCCCCAGAGTTGGTTATTGAAAACGGCGCCGGGCTGTCGCGTAATGATCGGGCCAGCGCCGACACTTTGGCCGCTCTTCTACGCAGCATATGGCAGAGTCCGACCATGCCGGAGATGATGGCATCGCTGCCTATTGCCGGAGAAGATGGCACGATGAAAAAGCGTGGCAACGGTGAAGGAAGGGGGCGTGCTCATCTCAAGACTGGGTATCTTGAAGGTGTCCGGGCGCTTGCCGGATACCTGCTTGATCTCCGGGGAGAACGGTGGCTCTTGGTTGTCATGGTGAACCACCCCAGTGCCGTTCGTGCCAAGAAGGGGATGGACCGGTTGGTGGAGTGGGTGATCCACCGCGAGGAGGGGGATGGGGGCATTGCCGGAAACTAG